CAGTGCAGCGGTGAGGGCAGACAGGAGGGATACGCGCTTCATGCGCCCAGTGTAGGAGCAACAGATGAAATGGGCCTGATGGTCGGCAGCGCTGCGAAGACTCAATAAGCAGACCAGACCCTCAAAACCAAAAAGCCCCGGTAGCGTTACCCGGACGAGAAGGATTCGGCTCAGTTGCCTAGGACGCGGGCTTGCTCGTCGCGCAGCCAGAAGTTACGACCGGCGCTGTCTTGCAGGCGCAAAACCACCTGCACATTTTCGCCACTGCGCAGACCCTGGGCAGGTCCAGTGCCCTGTACCAGGCGACAACTCTGACCGCAGCCCGCCTTCCAGTTGGCACCAGACTGCCAGACGCCGCCTTGGGTGACCAGGTAGACCGAATGCACGTTCAGCGGGAGGACACTGCCCGAACTCCGAACGGCCAGCTGGGCATTCAGCTGATCGCCGCGCAGCAGTGGCGTGGCCTCGGCCCTGAGGGTATGGCCCGCCAGGTTCAGCGAGGTCGGCGCACGCAGCAGTTCGCCGGCTGTGGGTGCTCCACCGCTGACGCTACCGCAGGCGCTGAGGGTCAGGATCCCAGCAACCAGAGTGAGGGCAGCCTTGGCGTTCATGTGAACCATCTTAGAACACTATGGTTAAAATTGTCTGACGGCGCTCTGTCACCCTACGGTTCGCAGCAGCATTTGAGGAATGCTGGTGGTATTTTCCCGGCGCATAGAGCGGAAACTGCCGCTCCAGTGGAAGTTGGCGGCGGTAGTGATCCGGTTGTCAATGGTAAAGGTCTTGCTAAAGCTGGCTGGCAGAAGACCCGCATTCGCTTCTCAAAGATGGTTGTAAGCGGTGCAGCCGAGGGGATTCATGAGCTAAGGTTCCTCTATGGCCCAGCCCTCTCACACGCTTCAACTTCCCTCGGACCAGACCGAAGCAGACCACCAGCGCTCACCCTACGACTACGACGCCGCCGTGATCGGTGCCGGTCCAGCGGGCCTGAGTGCCGCCCTGGTGCTGGGTACGGCCCGCCGCCGGGTGCTGCTGCTGGACGGTGGACCACCGCGCAATGCTGCTGCGCAGGCTGCACATGGCGTTTTTACGCGGGATGGTGCCGATCCGCTGAGCCTCAAGGCCGAAGGGTTGCGGCAGCTGGAACCTTATGACGTGACGGTGGAGCAGGGAGCAGCGCGCCAGGTGCGGTTGGCCGAGGACGGCTTCGTGGTGCGGCTGGCGGTGGGTGAGGTGCGGGTCAGGCGGTTGCTGCTGGCGACGGGCCTAGAAGACCTGCTGCCAGCGGTCAATGGTCTGCGTGAACGCTGGGGCGAGTCGGTCCATCACTGTCCTTACTGTGACGGCTGGCCCAACCGTGAAGCGCAGCTGGCGGTTTTGGGCAGTCACCAGGAGGGCCACCACCTGGCGCTGAGCATGCGGGCCTGGACCGATCACCTCACCCTGCTGACCAACGGCCCTGATGAACTGACCGCTGAGCAGCGCCGTGACCTGCAGCGGCTGGACATTGCCCTGGACACCCGGCCCATCCTGCGGCTGTCGGACGCTGGGCGAGCTGACCTGGCCCGTGTGCATTTCCGGGATGGAGACACTCTGGACTTGGAAGCCGTGTTTCTGAATCCGCAGCAGCGGCAGCGCAGCAACCTGCCACACCGTCTGGGTCTACAGCTGGATGACAAAGGCCGCGTCCAGGTCAACGAACACGGCATGACCAGCCTGCGCGGGATCTGGGCGGCAGGGGACATGACCGGAGCGCCGCAGTATGTCATGAGCGCCGCCGCTGCTGGTCAGGTGGCTGCCGTCAGCCTGAACGCCACCCTGATTCATGAGGATGTGCATGGGTACGGCGCCGCCTTTCACGAGTCACCTGAGAGCGAGGACAAGGGAGCGGAGCTGTGAGTCCTCAAAGTGAGCAACTGGCACAGGCCTGGGCGGCCATCGAAGCCGGACACTATGCCGAGGCCGAGGCCCTCCTGCGGGCCGACACCACTCCGGAAGGACGTCATGCGCTGGGCTACGCCTATACCTTCGCAGGCAATTTCGGTGCAGCCCGCGCCGTCTATCAGCAGTTGTGCCAAGCGGCGAAAGGGGAGGCTGACGAGCACCGCTATCTGCACCAGTTGGGCATGGTGGAGCGCGAAGCCGGAGACCATGCGGCCGCCCTCGCCCTGTTTGAGCAGGAGCGCAAGCTGATCGAACGCCAGGGGCTGGGTCCGCTGGAATGCGCTGTGAATGGCTATGAGCTGGCCCTGAGTCGCCACGCTCTGGGCCAGGAACGTGAAGCCCACGCAGCGCTGGCCGATGCTTTCGCTGAGGCGGTCACAGCAGACGACGCGACGACCCTGGGCTGCCTGTGGCGGCTGGCGGGTGACTTTGCGCGTGCCGATGACAACGCAGAAGCAGCCCAAGACGCTTATACCCATGCCCGCACCCACTTTGCGGCGGCTGAGGATACGGCAGCCGTAGAGGAGATACAGGGTCGCCTCGCCGGGTTGGAGCGGTAGGTGCCAGCGGTTCTGTTTGATCTGGACGGCACCCTGCACGACCGCTCGGCCACGTTGCGCGGCTGGCTGCCTGGGCATCTGGAGCGCTTCGGCCTGCCCAGTATGCGGCCCGCTTTATGACGCTGGATGACCTCGGCTACCGCTCCAAGCGGGAAGTGTTTCCTGCCTTGGTTCAGGAGTTCGGGTTGGCCGTTTCACCGGAAGAATTATTCGCTGACTTCGGTTTGCTGCTGCGCCAGGCTCAGCCTATGCCCCACGCCGCCGAGGTGCTGGCCGAGCTGCGCCGCCGGGACGTACGGCTGGGCCTCGTGACGAACGGTTGGTCGGCCGTGCAGCGCGAATGTCTGGAACGCTGTGGCCTGAGCGGAGCTTTCGGCGTGGTGCTGATCAGTGAAGAAGTGGGCCTCAGCAAGCCAGACCCGCGCATCTACACCCTGGCGCTGGACGAGCTGGAAGTGACGGCGGAGGATGCCTGGTTCGTGGGTGACTCGCCGCGCAATGACATCCAGGGTCCACAGGAGGTGGGCCTACGGGCCGCCTATCTGCCGGGCGGGCATCCATTGACCTCAGAACAGCCGGACGCGGTGCTGCGTGGTCTCCGCGATGTGCTGGATCTGAGCGAATGGTGATGTCCGACCTGCCACCCCTATCAGCACCCAACGACGCTGACATCCAGGCGGAATTTATCCGGGTGGTGTCCGTCGGCGGAGCGCTGGACGGCCGCCTGTGGCTGGAAGTGGGCCTGATTCGCTGGACTGGCCCCCATACTCCTGCCCTGACATGGCAAGTGGCTGACTCGTTGCCGGCTGGCGCCAGTGCGGAGGCGGTGACCACTGCTCAGACGGCGCTGTTGAACGACGCACGTTACTTTGCGGTCTGTGAGCGCTGCGGCCGGCGGTGCCCGCAGGGCTGGATGCTGGACGGCGTGACCTGTCAGGCCTGCGCCGAGCGGTTTCTAGAGCATTTGACAGAATAAGCGAAGCGTTTCTGTCCGAGCCGTGCGAGTAAAATACTATGAGCAGGACGGAAAATGGAGCGAGTAAGAGTGCCTTTCTCTTGCTCGCGTAATTTGAAGAACTGCTCTAGGCGTGGTGTACTGACGCCGGTGCATTAGCATGGTGCTGCCCGGCCCTGCGCCCTGCCTGCCTATGACTGATCTCCCTGCCCTCACCGCCCTGCCGGATCTCCGCACCACCCTGGCCGCTCATCCGTTGGTGCTGCTTCAGGCCCCGACCGGCGCGGGCAAATCCACGGCCCTACCGCTGGAGTTGCTGGCTGAACCCTGGCTGGCGGGGCGCAAAGTGCTGCTGCTTCAGCCCCGGCGGGTGGCGGTGCGTGGGGTAGCGGCGCGGTTGGCAGCACAGTTGGGGCAGAACGTGGGCGAGACGGTGGGCAGCCGGGTCCGTTTCGAGTCGCGGGTTTCCGGAGCCACCCAGCTGGAGGTCATGACCGAGGGCATTCTGACCCGCCGCCTGGGGCGTGACCCGGAGCTCAGTGACGTGGGCCTGGTCATTCTGGACGAATTTCACGAGCGGAGCCTGAATGCTGATCTGGCCCTGGCCCTGCTGCGTGAAGTGCAGGGGGCGCTGCGCGATGACCTGCGCGTACTGATCATGTCGGCCACGTTGGACGCCGACCTGCCTGCCCGCTTGGGCGCGCCGCTGGTCCGCAGCGAGGGCCGCACCTATCCAGTCGAGGTGCGGTATGCCCAGGCCGAGCCAGGCGGGCGCATCGGGGACACGGTGGCCGGGGCAGTGCGCCGAGCACTGGCCGAGGAAAGCGGTGATGTCCTGGCCTTCTTACCGGGCGTGGCCGAAATCCGTCAGGCTCAGGCGGCGCTGAGTGAAGTGGACGCTGTAGTGTTGCCACTCTACGGTGAGCTGCCGCCTACCGAGCAGGCCCGTGCTGTGACGCCTGATCCGCAGGGACAGCGGAGGGTTATCCTGGCAACCTCTATCGCAGAAACGTCGCTTACCATTGAAGGCGTACGGGTGGTGGTGGACAGCGGGCAGCGACGTTCTCAGGCTTACGATCCCAGCACGGGCCTGACTGGCCTACGAACCGGACGCGTGACCCGCGCTGAGGCAGAACAGCGGGCTGGACGTGCAGGCCGCACTGCGCCTGGCGTGGTGTACCGGCTGTGGCCGGAGCGGACCCAGGCGCTGCTGGCGGCTGACCGCCCTCCTGAAATGCTTGGGGCTGACCTGGGCCCACTGCGGCTGGAACTGGCGGCCTGGGGCGTGACTGATCCGGGCAGCATGGAGTGGCTGGACGCGCCGCCTTCTCCCGCATGGTCCGCTGCCGGCGAAGTGTTGCGCGGTCTGGACGCTCTGGACAGTGGGGGCCGTGTCACCGAGGCGGGAGAGGCCTTGCTGCGTTTCCCTACCCATCCCCGTTTGGCGCACCTGCTGGCCGAAGGCCGCACCGGATTGGCCGCCGATGTGGCCGCACTGCTCGAAGAACGCGGCCCACGCCTGGACGGGGCCGATCTCACTGAGCGGGTGGCTGCGCTGCGTCAGGCCAGAGGGTCTGGGCGGCTAGGGGAATGGGCGGGTGCCGAACGGCTGGCGCGGCAATGGCGGCGCTTGTTGGATGTTCCGCAGGATGATGCCCAGCCGGACGCTGAGCATGTGGGGTGGCTGGTGGCCCTGGCTTACCCGGAGCGCGTAGCTTTACTGCGCCCCGGCGAGCGCGGACGTTACCTGCTGGCGGGTGGGCAGGGGGCCGAACTGTCCCCTGATGATCCCTTAAGTGGCCAGAGTGCGCTGGCGGTGGCCCATCTGGACGGCGTAGCCGAAGGGCGGCGTGGTCCTGAAGGCCGCATCTTCCTGGCCGCGCCGCTGGCCCGTCAGGAGTTGGAGGCGCGGGCCACCTGGCAGCCACGTACCGATTGGGACAGCCGCACCGGACGCCTGCTGGCGCAGGAGGAATGGCGCGTGGGAGCGCTGGTCCTGGATACCCGCCCACTACGCGAACCTGACCCGCACGCGGCTGCGGCCGCCGTGGCCCGCGCCGTGACCCGCGAGGGGCTCCACCTGCTGACCTTTTCCCCGGCGGCCCAGAGTCTGCGGGACCGGGTAAACTCGCTGCGGACCTGGCGGCCCGATGAGGGTTGGCCCAACCTGAGCGACGCGGCCCTGCTAAGAAGCACGGATATCTGGCTGGCCCCTTTTCTGGCTGGCATCCGCAGCCGTGAGGCGCTGGCCCGATTGGACTTGCTCCCGGCCCTGCAAGCGCAGTTGCCCTGGCCGCTGGCCTCGCAACTGGATGATCTGGCCCCCACCCACCTCACCGTGCCCAGTGGCAACCGTATCCGGCTGGACTACGCCCCCGACGGCAGCCCCCCGGTGCTGGCAGTCAAGGTGCAGGAGCTGTTCGGCCTCAATGACACGCCGACGGTGAATGCGGGCCGGACCGCCGTGTTGCTGCACCTGCTATCCCCCGCCCGCCGCCCGGTCCAGGTCACGCAGGACCTCCGCTCCTTCTGGCAACACGGTTACTTCGAGGTGCGTAAGGATCTGCGGGGGCGCTACCCCAAGCACCCCTGGCCGGATGACCCAGCCAGTCACGCGCCCACCGCCAAGACGAAACGGGCGCTGGAGCGCGGCTGATGAGAACGCATCGTCCGTGTGGGGCAGGGATCACATCTCACGCTCAGGCAGGCCCGTCAGGAAGCCGTCCATGCTGCTACGGTTTTTCTCTTGCGGGTAGCGGAGAATGCCTTCTGGTCCCTTCTCAACATCCAACACGAAGATGTTGCGGGTACTCGCCATGGGGGGAAGAGGGCAGCAAGCCCTTCGGAGAGATGTTGACCCGCCCTCCTCTTGCAGCCGTGGCCACGAAAAAGCTGGGTTGCTGTGCAATAAACATCTGTAGACAACCCTGGATGTCGTCGAGTTGTTGGGCTATGACCTCAGTGTAGAGGTCATCCGGAACATGGGTATGAGGTCCAAACCCGTCTGTGCCTCCTCGCTCTCCTGCGGAGCTGTGCCCGTCTGCTCGCCTACAACCCGCACAGGTACGCCCATCTCCGCGATCTTCCGGGGCAGCCTCTAGGCCCCCTGTGCTGGTCTGAGAAGATGCGGCTTCAAAGACTGGAGGATTTATGTGCCACAAACAGAATGCGCGTAAAGGCATAGAAGACCCGTTCGTCACCGAAGACGCTAAGGAGCCGCTGGCGGTAAGTGTCCTCGAATCGGGCGGCATCTTCAGCGTTCAGGCGTGAGAGGTAAGGCACCAGCGCCGTTCCACGGACCCATTCCAGCACGCCCTCAGCTCCGCTTAGCTCTGTGGGGTAGACCCGGCTGATCACTTCCAGCTC
The sequence above is a segment of the Deinococcus radiophilus genome. Coding sequences within it:
- a CDS encoding NAD(P)/FAD-dependent oxidoreductase, whose protein sequence is MAQPSHTLQLPSDQTEADHQRSPYDYDAAVIGAGPAGLSAALVLGTARRRVLLLDGGPPRNAAAQAAHGVFTRDGADPLSLKAEGLRQLEPYDVTVEQGAARQVRLAEDGFVVRLAVGEVRVRRLLLATGLEDLLPAVNGLRERWGESVHHCPYCDGWPNREAQLAVLGSHQEGHHLALSMRAWTDHLTLLTNGPDELTAEQRRDLQRLDIALDTRPILRLSDAGRADLARVHFRDGDTLDLEAVFLNPQQRQRSNLPHRLGLQLDDKGRVQVNEHGMTSLRGIWAAGDMTGAPQYVMSAAAAGQVAAVSLNATLIHEDVHGYGAAFHESPESEDKGAEL
- a CDS encoding tetratricopeptide repeat protein, encoding MSPQSEQLAQAWAAIEAGHYAEAEALLRADTTPEGRHALGYAYTFAGNFGAARAVYQQLCQAAKGEADEHRYLHQLGMVEREAGDHAAALALFEQERKLIERQGLGPLECAVNGYELALSRHALGQEREAHAALADAFAEAVTADDATTLGCLWRLAGDFARADDNAEAAQDAYTHARTHFAAAEDTAAVEEIQGRLAGLER
- a CDS encoding HAD family hydrolase, which codes for MTLDDLGYRSKREVFPALVQEFGLAVSPEELFADFGLLLRQAQPMPHAAEVLAELRRRDVRLGLVTNGWSAVQRECLERCGLSGAFGVVLISEEVGLSKPDPRIYTLALDELEVTAEDAWFVGDSPRNDIQGPQEVGLRAAYLPGGHPLTSEQPDAVLRGLRDVLDLSEW
- the hrpB gene encoding ATP-dependent helicase HrpB, which translates into the protein MTDLPALTALPDLRTTLAAHPLVLLQAPTGAGKSTALPLELLAEPWLAGRKVLLLQPRRVAVRGVAARLAAQLGQNVGETVGSRVRFESRVSGATQLEVMTEGILTRRLGRDPELSDVGLVILDEFHERSLNADLALALLREVQGALRDDLRVLIMSATLDADLPARLGAPLVRSEGRTYPVEVRYAQAEPGGRIGDTVAGAVRRALAEESGDVLAFLPGVAEIRQAQAALSEVDAVVLPLYGELPPTEQARAVTPDPQGQRRVILATSIAETSLTIEGVRVVVDSGQRRSQAYDPSTGLTGLRTGRVTRAEAEQRAGRAGRTAPGVVYRLWPERTQALLAADRPPEMLGADLGPLRLELAAWGVTDPGSMEWLDAPPSPAWSAAGEVLRGLDALDSGGRVTEAGEALLRFPTHPRLAHLLAEGRTGLAADVAALLEERGPRLDGADLTERVAALRQARGSGRLGEWAGAERLARQWRRLLDVPQDDAQPDAEHVGWLVALAYPERVALLRPGERGRYLLAGGQGAELSPDDPLSGQSALAVAHLDGVAEGRRGPEGRIFLAAPLARQELEARATWQPRTDWDSRTGRLLAQEEWRVGALVLDTRPLREPDPHAAAAAVARAVTREGLHLLTFSPAAQSLRDRVNSLRTWRPDEGWPNLSDAALLRSTDIWLAPFLAGIRSREALARLDLLPALQAQLPWPLASQLDDLAPTHLTVPSGNRIRLDYAPDGSPPVLAVKVQELFGLNDTPTVNAGRTAVLLHLLSPARRPVQVTQDLRSFWQHGYFEVRKDLRGRYPKHPWPDDPASHAPTAKTKRALERG